The Acidobacteriota bacterium genome contains the following window.
TCCTCACTTCCCGGATTTGTTTCAAATAGGAAACGGGGAATTCCATGCGAGGGCGTCTTTGCATCCAATACCGAGCAGGGTATATTACATCTCCCGGTTCGGGAAGCCGGCAGTAGTCATTCCAAGGGCGGGGTTACAAAAAACGAGGTAAGCGGTGTCAGATCGAGTCGAAAAACTAGTGATTGTGGGGTCGGGGCCGGCTGGGCATACGGCTGCCATCTATTCGGCGCGTGCCGATCTCTCCCCCCTGATGTTCGAGGGATTCATGGCGGGCGGCGTGGCGGCCGGAGGTCAACTGACCACCACCAACGATGTAGAAAACTATCCGGGCTTCCCCGAGGGCATTAACGGGCCGGAGATGATGGACCTGTTCCGTCAACAGTCGCTGCGCTTCGGCACCCGAATTCTGACGGAGACGGTGGAGAAGGTGGATCTGAGCCGGCGCCCCTTCCGGGTGACGGCCTCCAGTGGGGAAACCCTGACCGAGACCTTGATCGTGGCTACGGGCGCTACGGCGCGGCGGCTGGGCATCCCCGGGGAAGAGCTTTTCTGGCAGCAGGGCATTTCCGCCTGCGCCGTTTGTGACGGTGCCCTCCCCATATTCCGCAACAAGGTATTGATGGTCATCGGCGGCGGCGATACCGCGGTAGAGGAGGCGACTCATCTGACCAAGTTCGGGACCGAAGTCATCGTGGTTCACCGCAGGGACACCTTGAGAGCCTCCAAGATCATGCAGCAGCGGCTCCTTTCCCACCCCAAGATACGGATGCGCTGGGACTCGGTAGCGGAAGAGGCCCTGGGTGACGACGCGCTCAAGAGCGTTCGCATCCGCAACGTCAGGTCGAATGCAACCGATGTGGTAGAGGTCGAGGGACTCTTTTATGCCATCGGCCACCTTCCCAACACGGGCTTTCTGGACGGACAACTCGAGCTGGACGACACCGGCTACATCGTGACTACCCCGGGGACCACCCGCACCTCTGTGGAGGGTGTTTTTGCCGCCGGCGACGTCCAGGACAAGGTGTGGCGCCAGGCCGTGACCGCCGCCGGAACCGGATGCATGGCGGCGCTGGAGGCCGAGCGCTTCCTGACGGAAAAGGCCTGAAGGAGTTCCCCGCGCTGCCGCACGCGCTCGGGTGAACCCCACACTGCGTCAGCCGCTACCGGAACGGGTGCGATCCTGGCTCGGTCAATGACTTCCCCCGCCGTGACCCTTTCCCCCAGACATCCCGCTCATCCCTGCGCCATCCCAGGGTGCCGGTTCGATTACTGCCGGATGCGGTTCGCCCTCCCGCAGTAGCGATTCCACCTTCTTGGCGTACACCTGGTGTGTCGTCTTCCTGAATTCTTCCCATGGTGTCGGGGCCTCCGGACACTGTCAGGGAAAACCTGCATTTCATCCTGCCCGATTCCGCAAGCAAAATCCCTGTAAGTCATTGAATTAGAGTGCGGATGTGAAGTTGGTGCGTCTTTGGCCACCAGCTTGCACAAAGACACCCCAGTCAGACGTTGCGGTCTGGCCGGCGACGACCCCGGCTGTGGATTGCGATTTCGATCGGACACCGCGGGAAGCGGAAAGGAGGCCGAAGATGAAGAAGGACAGGTCGATGCACCAGC
Protein-coding sequences here:
- the trxB gene encoding thioredoxin-disulfide reductase, whose protein sequence is MSDRVEKLVIVGSGPAGHTAAIYSARADLSPLMFEGFMAGGVAAGGQLTTTNDVENYPGFPEGINGPEMMDLFRQQSLRFGTRILTETVEKVDLSRRPFRVTASSGETLTETLIVATGATARRLGIPGEELFWQQGISACAVCDGALPIFRNKVLMVIGGGDTAVEEATHLTKFGTEVIVVHRRDTLRASKIMQQRLLSHPKIRMRWDSVAEEALGDDALKSVRIRNVRSNATDVVEVEGLFYAIGHLPNTGFLDGQLELDDTGYIVTTPGTTRTSVEGVFAAGDVQDKVWRQAVTAAGTGCMAALEAERFLTEKA